One Drosophila santomea strain STO CAGO 1482 chromosome X, Prin_Dsan_1.1, whole genome shotgun sequence DNA segment encodes these proteins:
- the LOC120455188 gene encoding nuclear exosome regulator NRDE2 isoform X1, with product MSLFPAYGGGQPLAAGSAKEEAKPEEATATGANWKNNESYIQKHIKDVDIATQEAQPDSSSSSEDSEEEGDKEKQEDVPKTKEIPRGKPLEFDASDEFYVDKKSNSSYRNISTLTKPTRPRYKTRMARLRDENHKHRGFSRADSKLTLKNSRYVRKQLPVEALSEEEVARLQEQLTRSKVLVQREPEVLDHWLELHRLLNLNLDKANRLAVAEHQLHTLETALEHHPSNQQILRLYTDVANATYQASEVAARFEKMLKRNPFEYILWTNLIMVTQGNMARCRVPAVLQIYAYSMRRMHVGHTDEITRRFETTETDVIMLKLFHNCLLFLRQSGNINRMFSVIRLSMELNFPGLTMNCLEASAANEAPLIEFEEMVLGSGMPMPEIWTRVEKLRQAYCFLPYPILTSSSIEDFKGEWDTERYMFSDDIVPYAHALKSPGNRLHLLLVVVQLTKMPLIRSCCLANKLNPCIEEFGETEAIEMLFAVLADRHSYAVSASNYADCDAPMMNLAKEMSVTPSFMPHFVGHDVYADTVSTLILKCSEAFSGEETKRRTFLILWLRFQRLLIVLHKLMGKLTKSYVKDTRNRIREEISKSENREVVRFYTELALCEFEGQNNNDNDWRFFSIFWKIITEKSAESSRISCPDIMHLYIVCAELLIQNRHKDRAIDVLVSLCVETHIILDETSISSKEVIVESIKSGIKLVNAELKALDAQPAEMALEEYFMPNRLLILLRALSLLDILYDPRNLEVKQFLSDLQQKELGPEAARTSERKRFLREQVMEIQLLQLQLSISLAGDIEIYCGFSERKLEDLLERGLEEFPRNMVFLQHWTNLKTILWHKQRARFIRTKAGIASLAHLVIAAHSRVQIIEPTDTFSKDAIRVAVRNRLINLFEAYLPTNSNRSEIEEEQYRALRRNSIYWRLYMTCLSDTNATFQRSREVLLMAIDECPWDKALLMEGGKVLPNELSFLQDLMTEKEIRIFAVPEELGILRDQ from the exons ATGTCTCTCTTTCCCGCCTATGGCGGTGGCCAGCCCCTAGCAGCCGGCAGTGCGAAAGAGGAGGCGAAACCAGAAGAGGCGACAGCAACAGGCGCGAATTGGAAAAACAACGAGAGTTACAttcaaaaacatataaaagATGTAGATATAGCAACTCAGGAAGCCCAACCAGacagctcctccagcagcgAGGACTCCGAGGAGGAGGGGGACAAGGAAAAGCAAGAGGATGTACCCAAAACCAAGGAAATACCCCGGGGTAAACCTCTGGAATTCGATGCCAGCGATGAGTTCTATGTGGACAAGAAGAGCAACAGCTCCTATAGAAACATCAGCACCCTGACTAAACCCACACGACCACGCTACAAAACCCGGATGGCACGACTGCGGGATGAGAACCACAAGCACCGTGGCTTCTCAAGGGCCGACTCCAAATTGACCCTGAAGAACAGTCGCTACGTCAGAAAGCAGCTGCCCGTTGAAGCACTCAGCGAGGAGGAGGTGGCCAGGCTGCAGGAGCAGCTCACCCGCAGCAAAGTGCTCGTACAGCGGGAGCCCGAGGTGCTGGACCACTGGCTGGAGCTGCACCGCCTGCTGAATCTCAATTTGGACAAGGCCAATCGACTGGCGGTGGCGGAGCACCAGCTGCACACCCTGGAAACGGCACTGGAACACCATCCGTCCAATCAACAGATTCTGCGGCTCTACACGGACGTGGCCAACGCCACATATCAGGCCAGCGAG GTTGCTGCGCGCTTCGAGAAAATGCTGAAGAGAAACCCCTTCGAGTACATACTGTGGACAAACCTAATAATGGTCACCCAAGGCAACATGGCGCGTTGCAGGGTGCCAGCTGTGCTCCAGATTTACGCGTACAGCATGCGCCGAATGCACGTCGGACACACCGATGAAATAACCAGGAGATTCGAGACGACGGAGACGGATGTGATAATGCTCAAACTGTTTCACAATTGCTTACTATTCCTACGCCAATCGGGCAATATAAACAGGATGTTTTCCGTGATTCGTTTGTCAATGGAGCTGAATTTCCCGGGCCTGACGATGAATTGCCTGGAGGCAAGTGCCGCCAATGAAGCACCATTAATCGAGTTTGAGGAAATGGTGCTGGGTTCGGGAATGCCGATGCCCGAGATCTGGACGCGAGTGGAGAAACTCAGACAGGCGTACTGCTTCCTGCCGTATCCAATCTTGACGTCCTCGTCGATTGAAGACTTCAAAGGAGAATGGGATACCGAGCGTTACATGTTCAGCGACGATATTGTCCCATATGCACACGCACTGAAGTCGCCGGGCAATCGCTTGCACCTGCTGCTCGTGGTTGTACAACTAACGAAAATGCCCCTGATTCGCAGCTGCtgtttggcaaacaaattaaatccGTGCATTGAGGAGTTCGGCGAGACCGAGGCCATTGAAATGCTTTTCGCTGTCCTGGCAGATAGGCACTCCTATGCAGTGTCAGCGTCGAACTATGCGGACTGTGATGCGCCCATGATGAACTTGGCCAAAGAAATGTCCGTGACTCCCAGCTTTATGCCGCACTTTGTGGGACATGACGTGTATGCGGATACCGTCAGTACTTTGATTCTTAAATGTAGCGAAGCTTTTAGCGGCGAGGAGACCAAGCGACGGACATTCCTGATTCTGTGGCTGCGATTCCAGCGGCTCTTAATAGTGCTGCACAAGCTCATGGGCAAGCTAACGAAATCTTATGTAAAGGATACACGAAACCGGATTCGCGAAGAGATCAGTAAGTCGGAGAATCGTGAAGTTGTACGTTTTTATACGGAGCTGGCCTTGTGCGAGTTCGAGGGTCAGAATAATAATGACAATGACTGGCGTTTCTTTTCCATATTTTGGAAGATAATCACCGAAAAGTCGGCCGAATCCAGCCGCATCAGCTGTCCGGACATAATGCACCTCTATATAGTTTGTGCTGAATTGCTTATACAAAATCGTCACAAGGATAGGGCCATCGATGTACTCGTTTCACTCTGTGTCGAAACACATATCATTTTAGACGAGACTTCTATCAGCTCCAAGGAAGTGATTGTAGAAAGCATAAAGAGCGGAATAAAGCTGGTAAATGCGGAACTGAAAGCCCTCGATGCACAGCCAGCTGAGATGGCTTTGGAAGAGTACTTCATGCCCAACCGACTACTTATCCTTTTGCGTGCTCTCTCTTTGCTCGATATACTGTATGATCCTCGAAATCTGGAGGTTAAACAGTTTCTCAGTGACCTGCAGCAGAAGGAGCTTGGCCCCGAGGCCGCGAGGACCAGCGAAAGAAAGCGTTTCCTTAGGGAGCAGGTCATGGAAATACAGCTACTACAGCTGCAGTTGTCCATTTCCCTAGCTGGCGATATTGAGATCTATTGCGGATTCAGTGAGAGGAAGCTAGAGGATCTGCTGGAGCGAGGACTCGAGGAGTTTCCGCGAAATATGGTGTTTCTACAGCACTGGACCAACTTGAAAACGATTCTGTGGCACAAGCAGCGTGCCCGCTTCATACGCACCAAGGCCGGTATCGCTTCACTGGCGCACCTGGTCATTGCGGCTCACAGTCGCGTTCAGATCATAGAACCCACTGATACGTTTTCGAAGGACGCCATACGTGTGGCGGTGCGCAATCGTTTGATCAACTTGTTTGAGGCCTACCTTCCGACCAATTCAAATCGTTCGGAAATTGAGGAGGAGCAGTATCGCGCACTGCGCAGGAACTCCATCTATTGGCGCTTGTACATGACATGCCTATCCGATACGAATGCCACTTTTCAGCGCAGCAGGGAAGTGCTTCTGATGGCCATTGACGAGTGTCCCTGGGACAAGGCCTTGCTAATGGAAGGAGGCAAGGTTTTGCCGAACGAACTGTCATTCCTACAGGACCTGATGACCGAAAAGGAAATACGCATTTTCGCTGTCCCCGAGGAACTGGGCATCTTGCGGGACCAGTGA
- the LOC120455188 gene encoding nuclear exosome regulator NRDE2 isoform X2, translated as MLKRNPFEYILWTNLIMVTQGNMARCRVPAVLQIYAYSMRRMHVGHTDEITRRFETTETDVIMLKLFHNCLLFLRQSGNINRMFSVIRLSMELNFPGLTMNCLEASAANEAPLIEFEEMVLGSGMPMPEIWTRVEKLRQAYCFLPYPILTSSSIEDFKGEWDTERYMFSDDIVPYAHALKSPGNRLHLLLVVVQLTKMPLIRSCCLANKLNPCIEEFGETEAIEMLFAVLADRHSYAVSASNYADCDAPMMNLAKEMSVTPSFMPHFVGHDVYADTVSTLILKCSEAFSGEETKRRTFLILWLRFQRLLIVLHKLMGKLTKSYVKDTRNRIREEISKSENREVVRFYTELALCEFEGQNNNDNDWRFFSIFWKIITEKSAESSRISCPDIMHLYIVCAELLIQNRHKDRAIDVLVSLCVETHIILDETSISSKEVIVESIKSGIKLVNAELKALDAQPAEMALEEYFMPNRLLILLRALSLLDILYDPRNLEVKQFLSDLQQKELGPEAARTSERKRFLREQVMEIQLLQLQLSISLAGDIEIYCGFSERKLEDLLERGLEEFPRNMVFLQHWTNLKTILWHKQRARFIRTKAGIASLAHLVIAAHSRVQIIEPTDTFSKDAIRVAVRNRLINLFEAYLPTNSNRSEIEEEQYRALRRNSIYWRLYMTCLSDTNATFQRSREVLLMAIDECPWDKALLMEGGKVLPNELSFLQDLMTEKEIRIFAVPEELGILRDQ; from the coding sequence ATGCTGAAGAGAAACCCCTTCGAGTACATACTGTGGACAAACCTAATAATGGTCACCCAAGGCAACATGGCGCGTTGCAGGGTGCCAGCTGTGCTCCAGATTTACGCGTACAGCATGCGCCGAATGCACGTCGGACACACCGATGAAATAACCAGGAGATTCGAGACGACGGAGACGGATGTGATAATGCTCAAACTGTTTCACAATTGCTTACTATTCCTACGCCAATCGGGCAATATAAACAGGATGTTTTCCGTGATTCGTTTGTCAATGGAGCTGAATTTCCCGGGCCTGACGATGAATTGCCTGGAGGCAAGTGCCGCCAATGAAGCACCATTAATCGAGTTTGAGGAAATGGTGCTGGGTTCGGGAATGCCGATGCCCGAGATCTGGACGCGAGTGGAGAAACTCAGACAGGCGTACTGCTTCCTGCCGTATCCAATCTTGACGTCCTCGTCGATTGAAGACTTCAAAGGAGAATGGGATACCGAGCGTTACATGTTCAGCGACGATATTGTCCCATATGCACACGCACTGAAGTCGCCGGGCAATCGCTTGCACCTGCTGCTCGTGGTTGTACAACTAACGAAAATGCCCCTGATTCGCAGCTGCtgtttggcaaacaaattaaatccGTGCATTGAGGAGTTCGGCGAGACCGAGGCCATTGAAATGCTTTTCGCTGTCCTGGCAGATAGGCACTCCTATGCAGTGTCAGCGTCGAACTATGCGGACTGTGATGCGCCCATGATGAACTTGGCCAAAGAAATGTCCGTGACTCCCAGCTTTATGCCGCACTTTGTGGGACATGACGTGTATGCGGATACCGTCAGTACTTTGATTCTTAAATGTAGCGAAGCTTTTAGCGGCGAGGAGACCAAGCGACGGACATTCCTGATTCTGTGGCTGCGATTCCAGCGGCTCTTAATAGTGCTGCACAAGCTCATGGGCAAGCTAACGAAATCTTATGTAAAGGATACACGAAACCGGATTCGCGAAGAGATCAGTAAGTCGGAGAATCGTGAAGTTGTACGTTTTTATACGGAGCTGGCCTTGTGCGAGTTCGAGGGTCAGAATAATAATGACAATGACTGGCGTTTCTTTTCCATATTTTGGAAGATAATCACCGAAAAGTCGGCCGAATCCAGCCGCATCAGCTGTCCGGACATAATGCACCTCTATATAGTTTGTGCTGAATTGCTTATACAAAATCGTCACAAGGATAGGGCCATCGATGTACTCGTTTCACTCTGTGTCGAAACACATATCATTTTAGACGAGACTTCTATCAGCTCCAAGGAAGTGATTGTAGAAAGCATAAAGAGCGGAATAAAGCTGGTAAATGCGGAACTGAAAGCCCTCGATGCACAGCCAGCTGAGATGGCTTTGGAAGAGTACTTCATGCCCAACCGACTACTTATCCTTTTGCGTGCTCTCTCTTTGCTCGATATACTGTATGATCCTCGAAATCTGGAGGTTAAACAGTTTCTCAGTGACCTGCAGCAGAAGGAGCTTGGCCCCGAGGCCGCGAGGACCAGCGAAAGAAAGCGTTTCCTTAGGGAGCAGGTCATGGAAATACAGCTACTACAGCTGCAGTTGTCCATTTCCCTAGCTGGCGATATTGAGATCTATTGCGGATTCAGTGAGAGGAAGCTAGAGGATCTGCTGGAGCGAGGACTCGAGGAGTTTCCGCGAAATATGGTGTTTCTACAGCACTGGACCAACTTGAAAACGATTCTGTGGCACAAGCAGCGTGCCCGCTTCATACGCACCAAGGCCGGTATCGCTTCACTGGCGCACCTGGTCATTGCGGCTCACAGTCGCGTTCAGATCATAGAACCCACTGATACGTTTTCGAAGGACGCCATACGTGTGGCGGTGCGCAATCGTTTGATCAACTTGTTTGAGGCCTACCTTCCGACCAATTCAAATCGTTCGGAAATTGAGGAGGAGCAGTATCGCGCACTGCGCAGGAACTCCATCTATTGGCGCTTGTACATGACATGCCTATCCGATACGAATGCCACTTTTCAGCGCAGCAGGGAAGTGCTTCTGATGGCCATTGACGAGTGTCCCTGGGACAAGGCCTTGCTAATGGAAGGAGGCAAGGTTTTGCCGAACGAACTGTCATTCCTACAGGACCTGATGACCGAAAAGGAAATACGCATTTTCGCTGTCCCCGAGGAACTGGGCATCTTGCGGGACCAGTGA